Proteins encoded by one window of Polaribacter haliotis:
- a CDS encoding DEAD/DEAH box helicase translates to MTFKDLGLSAALVKAVEEKGYTKPSPIQEKAIPYILEGKDILASAQTGTGKTAGFTLPVLQYLSETKHPKYRPLRALVLTPTRELAAQVYDNVREYSKYVNIKSAVVFGGVNAKPQIATLKNGVDILVATPGRLLDLHDRKAVSFKRVDVLILDEADRMLDMGFVRDINKIISFMPEKRQNLMFSATFSNDIKKLAATILRNPVSVETAPQNSTAKKVTHKVYKVDKKQKTELAIKLIKDNNWTQVLVFTRTKHGANKLTEKLIKAGISAAAIHGNKSQGARTKALKNFKDNSIKILVATDIAARGLDIPLLPHVINFELPNVPEDYVHRIGRTGRAGAAGEAISFVCSEEVEYQSEIEKILKEKLNSSVLEGFEPTDTAPPKRAATQSKGSFGKKKKQRPSNGNPGSSSDDKRPKRKPHFKGNKPAGATSGRGRTGAPKKKRY, encoded by the coding sequence ATGACATTTAAAGATTTAGGTTTATCTGCAGCGTTGGTAAAAGCAGTTGAGGAAAAAGGATACACCAAACCATCACCAATACAAGAAAAAGCAATTCCGTATATTTTAGAAGGAAAAGATATTTTAGCTTCTGCCCAAACAGGAACTGGAAAAACAGCAGGTTTTACCTTGCCAGTTTTACAATATTTATCGGAAACGAAACACCCAAAATACAGACCTTTACGTGCCTTGGTTTTAACGCCAACAAGAGAATTAGCAGCACAAGTTTATGACAACGTAAGAGAATACAGCAAATATGTGAACATAAAATCTGCTGTTGTTTTTGGTGGAGTTAATGCAAAACCACAAATTGCAACATTAAAAAACGGAGTAGATATTTTAGTGGCAACTCCTGGTAGATTATTGGATTTACATGATAGAAAAGCGGTTTCTTTTAAACGAGTTGACGTTTTAATTTTGGATGAAGCAGACAGAATGTTAGACATGGGTTTTGTTAGAGATATTAACAAAATTATTAGTTTTATGCCGGAAAAGCGTCAGAATTTGATGTTTTCGGCCACTTTTTCGAACGATATTAAAAAATTGGCTGCTACTATTTTAAGAAACCCAGTTTCTGTGGAAACTGCTCCGCAAAATTCTACCGCTAAAAAAGTAACGCACAAGGTTTATAAAGTTGATAAAAAGCAAAAAACAGAGCTTGCTATAAAGTTAATAAAAGATAACAATTGGACACAAGTTTTGGTTTTTACAAGAACAAAACACGGTGCTAATAAATTGACAGAAAAATTGATTAAAGCTGGCATTTCTGCGGCTGCAATTCATGGAAATAAAAGTCAAGGTGCAAGAACAAAAGCGTTAAAGAATTTTAAAGATAATTCTATAAAAATATTGGTGGCAACAGATATTGCTGCTCGTGGTTTAGATATTCCTTTATTACCTCACGTAATTAATTTCGAATTGCCAAATGTACCAGAAGATTATGTGCATAGAATTGGTAGAACTGGTAGAGCTGGTGCAGCTGGAGAAGCAATTTCTTTTGTGTGTAGTGAGGAAGTAGAATACCAAAGTGAAATTGAAAAAATATTGAAAGAGAAGTTAAATTCTTCTGTTTTAGAAGGTTTTGAACCTACTGATACTGCCCCACCAAAAAGAGCTGCTACACAGAGTAAAGGTTCTTTTGGGAAAAAGAAAAAGCAAAGACCTTCTAATGGAAATCCTGGAAGTTCTTCTGATGATAAAAGACCAAAAAGAAAACCACACTTTAAAGGAAATAAACCTGCTGGTGCAACTTCTGGAAGAGGTAGAACTGGAGCTCCTAAAAAGAAGCGTTATTAA
- a CDS encoding LamG domain-containing protein — translation MKKIVFHYCTLIFCILLAFSSGYSQSYKVLSKEEKQNFALQSQVIFKVAALNKASIDTLLESKQDFAIEYVAKSDLNLIEYFLKKKKKVTVVTSENAKNLLDKFPTVLQINSSEIDSLNLQNLSVVDSTKTLFKELKELTSINFINNKKITDSIVFRIWERSGKVPNFIYADSNSIAKTTKLVSFLNSTEKIFGVVKTKEKLLKNVSFKNFPNRKANGYFSFPFRFDNKSPILIPYKAGYYFSPDIIYANLENRGNQKEFIGFPLDLNFGLTDSFEFKKKVLNRIRNNNEDIISKQVQIVNDSVHGKVGFFNKRAYIDAGIESRSSLKSSFTITAWIKPTKLGNANSILGKGKHFVLKVHSGYLTFTMAGIKDYFSFSSPIPINKWTHVSLVYSEVHNELYFYINGKKTDTVSLISNYITSDHNLYIGNNLWEEFFIGYLGAINIWERELNSSEIFSQYNNPNLGKGKINLKLYLGIGFLVLVSLIILYLFKRANRKSKFSSTLNTPNKPLNTLLDTYIVKLYCFGSLQIINEENIDIAQKLSPKLKQLFLIIFLESVKDGIGISTKKLTEILWPGMDPKSAKNTRGTNIQNLRSLLSTCSQIKLLFINKHWFLDISDNCFCDYDIANSYIELFASEQYNVKLLEEKLPILLSLLKRGRLFTNTSATWLDPHIEKFSFKITKECFHYIDSLSIEKHADMLLEAIEIIHFYDDLNEKALQLKLKILIHQGKLSLARLLYDNFSKLYKNIYKENYPITFEKSIS, via the coding sequence TTGAAAAAAATAGTTTTCCACTACTGCACCTTAATATTTTGCATTCTACTTGCATTTTCAAGTGGTTATTCGCAATCTTATAAAGTACTTTCTAAAGAAGAAAAACAAAATTTTGCATTGCAGTCGCAAGTAATTTTTAAAGTTGCAGCTTTAAATAAAGCTTCTATTGATACATTATTAGAGTCGAAACAAGATTTTGCTATTGAATATGTTGCCAAGAGCGATTTAAATTTAATTGAGTATTTCTTAAAAAAGAAAAAAAAAGTAACTGTCGTAACAAGTGAAAACGCAAAGAATCTTTTAGATAAATTCCCTACAGTTCTTCAAATAAATTCCTCTGAAATAGATTCTCTCAATTTGCAAAATTTAAGTGTTGTAGATAGTACTAAAACACTTTTTAAAGAGCTAAAAGAACTAACTAGTATTAATTTTATCAATAATAAAAAAATTACAGATAGTATTGTATTTCGTATTTGGGAAAGGTCTGGGAAAGTTCCAAATTTTATTTATGCCGATTCAAATTCAATCGCAAAAACTACGAAACTTGTATCATTTTTAAATTCGACAGAAAAAATATTTGGTGTTGTAAAAACAAAAGAAAAATTACTTAAAAATGTATCGTTTAAAAATTTTCCAAATAGAAAAGCAAACGGATATTTTAGTTTTCCATTTCGCTTTGATAATAAAAGTCCAATTTTAATTCCATACAAAGCTGGGTATTATTTTTCGCCAGATATTATTTATGCAAATTTAGAGAACAGGGGAAATCAAAAAGAGTTTATCGGTTTTCCTTTAGACCTTAATTTTGGGTTAACAGATTCTTTTGAGTTTAAAAAAAAGGTTTTAAATCGTATTCGAAATAATAACGAAGATATTATTTCTAAACAAGTACAAATTGTAAATGATTCTGTGCATGGAAAAGTTGGTTTTTTTAATAAAAGAGCCTACATAGATGCAGGTATAGAAAGTAGATCTTCCCTAAAATCTAGTTTTACAATTACTGCTTGGATAAAACCCACAAAACTTGGTAATGCTAATAGTATTTTGGGAAAAGGAAAGCATTTTGTATTAAAAGTACATAGTGGGTATTTAACCTTTACAATGGCTGGTATTAAAGATTATTTTTCTTTTTCATCACCAATTCCAATTAATAAATGGACACATGTTTCACTTGTGTATTCAGAAGTACATAATGAGTTGTATTTTTATATTAATGGAAAAAAAACGGATACTGTTTCCCTTATTTCAAATTACATTACCTCAGACCACAATTTATATATTGGTAATAATTTATGGGAAGAATTTTTTATAGGCTATTTAGGTGCTATTAATATTTGGGAAAGAGAGTTAAATAGTTCAGAAATTTTTTCGCAATATAATAACCCAAACTTAGGAAAAGGTAAAATCAATTTAAAGCTTTATTTAGGTATCGGGTTTTTAGTTTTGGTAAGTTTAATTATTCTATATCTTTTTAAGAGAGCTAATAGAAAATCAAAATTTAGTTCTACATTAAATACACCTAATAAACCATTAAATACACTTTTAGATACTTATATAGTAAAGCTTTATTGTTTTGGTTCATTGCAAATAATAAACGAAGAAAATATAGATATTGCACAAAAATTATCACCAAAATTAAAACAACTTTTCTTAATTATATTTTTAGAAAGTGTTAAAGATGGTATTGGAATTTCTACGAAAAAACTAACAGAAATTTTATGGCCTGGAATGGATCCTAAAAGTGCAAAGAACACAAGAGGAACAAATATTCAAAACTTAAGATCCTTGCTTTCTACTTGCTCTCAAATAAAACTACTTTTTATAAATAAACATTGGTTTTTAGATATTAGTGATAACTGTTTTTGTGATTATGATATAGCGAATAGTTATATAGAATTATTTGCTAGCGAGCAATACAACGTAAAACTTTTAGAAGAAAAATTACCAATTTTGTTATCGTTATTAAAAAGAGGTAGGTTGTTTACCAACACTAGCGCAACTTGGCTAGACCCACATATCGAAAAATTTAGTTTTAAAATAACTAAAGAATGCTTCCATTACATAGATTCTTTATCGATAGAAAAACATGCAGATATGCTTTTAGAAGCAATAGAAATAATTCATTTTTATGACGATTTAAATGAAAAAGCATTACAGTTAAAACTTAAAATATTAATTCATCAGGGTAAGTTAAGTTTAGCACGTCTTTTGTATGATAATTTTTCTAAATTATATAAAAATATTTACAAAGAAAACTACCCGATTACATTCGAAAAGAGTATATCGTAG
- a CDS encoding DUF2200 domain-containing protein, whose amino-acid sequence MKTTPEHNKRVAEMKFFSVWPHYVTKVEKKGRTIEELYQVIEWLTGFNQKKIKEFIDEKITFQTFFERANLNPNAHLIKGVICGYRIEEIDNPLTKKARYLDKLIDELARGRKMEKILRE is encoded by the coding sequence ATGAAAACAACACCAGAACACAACAAAAGAGTTGCAGAAATGAAGTTTTTTTCTGTTTGGCCACATTACGTTACAAAAGTAGAGAAGAAAGGTAGAACAATAGAAGAATTATACCAAGTTATAGAATGGTTAACAGGTTTTAATCAGAAAAAAATAAAAGAGTTTATTGATGAAAAAATTACTTTTCAAACATTTTTTGAAAGAGCAAATTTAAACCCAAATGCTCATTTAATAAAAGGAGTAATTTGTGGTTATAGAATAGAAGAAATAGACAATCCGTTAACCAAAAAGGCTCGTTATTTAGATAAATTAATAGATGAATTAGCTAGAGGTAGAAAAATGGAAAAAATATTACGAGAATAA
- a CDS encoding VPS10 domain-containing protein: protein MKTLFQFLLVCFSATLFAQTPTNSSEIQQSLDQKSKMIESSLVKNVAFTNIGPTVMSGRVSDVSVNPENPTEFYVGYASGGLWHTNNNGTTFTPVLDNSPTQNIGDIAVDWNSGTIWVGTGEKNSSRSSYAGIGILKSTDKGKTWTNVGLPDSHHVSRILINPNNADEVIVGVIGHLYSSNTERGIFKTTDGGKTWTKSLFINQDTGIIDVAVAPENFNIMYAASWERERKAWNFDGDGKNSAIYKSTDAGTSWAKVADKSGFPTGSGVGRIGLAVFNENTVYALHDSQFRRPKGKTKKPSDALTKEDFKTMSSAEFLNLSDKKLNSYLKNNGFQEKYKAQNVKQMVRVGTVKPIDLASYLEDANSIMFDTQVIGAEVFKTTNGGKSWKKTHDNFLDGVYSSYGYYFGEIRVDLQDENGIYVLGVPIIKSKDGGKTFTSISRENVHSDHQALWVNPKKSGHILNGNDGGLNLSYDDGENWIKLNDPAVGQFYSVFADNQKNYKVYGGLQDNGVWVAEHNARIDKRWHQSGQNPYESIMGGDGMQVQVDNRDANIVYTGSQFGNYYRLDRSSGRNKYIQPKHTLGETPYRFNWQTPILLSKHNQDILYFGGNKLHRSFNKGDNWETISGDLTTGGKKGNVAYGTLTTISESPFQFGLIYVGSDDGYINITKNGGGNWTRISNNLPQNLWVSRVIASAHKKERVYATLNGYRFDDFATYVYVSNDYGQTWESISNNIPTSPVNVIKEDPENENLLYVGTDNGLYVSLNQGNSWEAFSKDLPNVAVHDLVIQPTAKHLIVATHGRSLYKANVANLQLMDGDVLGKSSNVFAINSIRKSNRWGSSWSQWRNAFLPEITIPFYANSSRKVTIDVYAGDVKVNSISTDANKGYNEAKFDVSFSKKGKRAFEKENKKVKITKAQNDVFYLPKGKYTVKIGDAKSAFEIK from the coding sequence ATGAAAACTCTTTTTCAATTCTTATTGGTGTGTTTTTCGGCAACACTATTTGCACAAACACCAACAAATTCAAGTGAAATTCAACAATCTTTAGATCAAAAATCTAAAATGATTGAATCTTCATTAGTCAAAAATGTAGCATTTACTAATATTGGTCCAACTGTAATGAGTGGAAGAGTTTCAGATGTTTCTGTAAATCCAGAAAACCCAACAGAATTTTATGTTGGTTATGCATCAGGAGGTTTGTGGCATACAAACAATAATGGAACCACATTTACGCCAGTTTTAGACAATTCTCCAACTCAAAATATTGGAGATATTGCAGTAGATTGGAACTCTGGAACCATTTGGGTAGGAACAGGAGAAAAAAACTCTTCACGTTCTTCGTATGCAGGAATTGGAATATTAAAGTCTACAGACAAAGGAAAAACGTGGACAAATGTTGGTTTGCCAGATTCGCATCATGTAAGTAGAATTCTTATCAATCCAAATAATGCAGATGAAGTAATTGTTGGGGTAATTGGTCATTTATATTCTTCAAATACAGAAAGAGGAATTTTTAAAACTACAGATGGAGGAAAAACGTGGACAAAATCACTTTTTATAAACCAAGACACAGGAATTATAGATGTTGCAGTTGCACCAGAAAACTTCAATATAATGTATGCCGCTTCTTGGGAAAGAGAACGTAAAGCGTGGAATTTCGATGGAGATGGAAAAAATTCTGCAATTTATAAAAGTACAGATGCAGGAACTTCTTGGGCGAAGGTTGCAGACAAATCTGGTTTCCCAACAGGAAGTGGAGTGGGTAGAATTGGTTTAGCTGTTTTTAATGAAAATACGGTTTATGCATTGCATGATAGTCAATTTAGAAGACCAAAAGGAAAAACCAAAAAGCCTTCAGATGCCTTAACAAAAGAAGATTTTAAAACAATGTCTTCTGCTGAGTTTTTAAACTTATCAGATAAAAAACTAAATTCCTATTTAAAAAATAACGGATTTCAAGAAAAATACAAAGCACAAAACGTAAAACAAATGGTGCGTGTTGGAACTGTTAAACCTATAGATTTAGCAAGTTATTTAGAGGATGCTAATTCTATAATGTTCGACACTCAAGTTATTGGTGCAGAAGTTTTTAAAACTACAAATGGCGGAAAATCTTGGAAAAAAACGCATGATAATTTTTTAGACGGTGTTTATAGTTCTTATGGATATTATTTCGGAGAAATTAGAGTCGATTTACAAGACGAAAACGGAATTTACGTTTTAGGAGTTCCTATTATAAAATCGAAAGATGGAGGAAAAACATTTACGTCTATAAGTAGAGAAAATGTCCATTCAGATCATCAAGCATTGTGGGTAAATCCTAAAAAATCTGGACATATTTTAAATGGGAATGATGGTGGTTTAAATCTTTCTTATGATGATGGAGAAAATTGGATTAAATTAAACGATCCTGCAGTTGGGCAATTTTATTCGGTTTTTGCAGATAATCAGAAGAATTATAAAGTGTATGGAGGTTTGCAAGATAATGGAGTTTGGGTAGCAGAACATAATGCAAGAATCGATAAAAGATGGCATCAATCTGGTCAAAATCCATACGAATCTATTATGGGTGGAGATGGAATGCAAGTTCAGGTAGATAATAGAGATGCAAATATTGTGTATACAGGATCTCAATTTGGAAATTATTATAGACTAGATAGATCTTCTGGAAGAAATAAATACATTCAACCAAAACATACTTTAGGCGAAACTCCTTATCGATTCAACTGGCAAACTCCAATACTTTTATCGAAACACAATCAAGATATTTTATATTTTGGAGGAAATAAATTACACAGATCTTTCAATAAAGGAGATAATTGGGAGACCATTTCTGGCGATTTAACTACTGGAGGAAAAAAAGGAAATGTTGCTTATGGAACGTTAACTACAATTTCTGAAAGTCCGTTTCAATTCGGATTAATTTATGTTGGTTCAGATGATGGATACATTAACATAACTAAAAATGGAGGAGGTAATTGGACAAGAATTTCTAACAATTTACCACAAAATTTATGGGTTTCTAGAGTAATTGCTTCAGCACATAAAAAAGAACGTGTATATGCCACTTTAAATGGTTACAGATTTGATGATTTTGCGACTTATGTGTATGTTTCTAACGATTATGGACAAACCTGGGAAAGCATTAGTAACAACATACCAACTTCGCCAGTAAATGTAATAAAAGAAGATCCTGAGAATGAAAACCTATTATATGTAGGAACTGATAATGGGTTATATGTTTCTCTTAATCAAGGAAATTCTTGGGAGGCGTTTTCTAAAGATTTACCAAATGTAGCTGTACACGATTTGGTAATTCAACCAACAGCAAAACATTTAATTGTGGCAACTCATGGAAGAAGTTTATACAAAGCAAATGTTGCCAATTTGCAATTAATGGATGGCGATGTTTTAGGTAAATCGAGCAATGTTTTTGCTATAAACAGTATTAGAAAAAGTAATAGATGGGGAAGTTCTTGGAGCCAATGGAGAAATGCTTTTTTACCAGAAATTACAATTCCTTTTTATGCAAATTCATCTAGAAAAGTAACAATTGATGTGTATGCTGGTGATGTAAAAGTAAATTCGATCTCTACAGACGCAAACAAAGGTTATAACGAAGCAAAATTTGATGTTTCTTTTTCTAAAAAAGGAAAAAGAGCTTTTGAAAAAGAGAATAAAAAAGTAAAAATAACCAAAGCTCAAAACGATGTTTTCTATTTACCAAAAGGAAAATATACTGTTAAAATTGGAGATGCAAAAAGTGCGTTTGAAATAAAATAA
- a CDS encoding DUF6973 domain-containing protein, with protein MKKLLPILFFVFVVSTNAQSDFKSFLKLSGPIKTWVLFHPFKAKKSLEISMETNRVADSIRKTNLLDGDPAGGQVDAFRHAYWMARLRQELGKSSARSLGKAHERDNYITYKKMKLEDGVVPDEISSEMDLYNNEEGLKIITRNSEVSKNGLIFRIVNAIHHGKMKIIKKDKDGNFLTCDGKIIPKESLKRKWKNSKCLISSNQKIR; from the coding sequence ATGAAAAAACTACTTCCTATACTCTTCTTTGTGTTTGTAGTTTCAACAAATGCACAATCCGATTTTAAAAGTTTTCTAAAATTATCTGGACCTATAAAAACATGGGTTTTGTTTCATCCTTTTAAAGCTAAAAAGTCTCTAGAAATTTCTATGGAAACAAACAGAGTTGCAGATTCCATAAGAAAAACGAATTTATTGGATGGAGATCCTGCTGGAGGCCAAGTAGATGCTTTTAGACATGCTTATTGGATGGCTCGTTTGCGACAAGAATTAGGAAAATCTTCTGCAAGATCTTTAGGAAAAGCACACGAAAGAGATAATTACATTACCTATAAAAAAATGAAATTAGAAGATGGAGTTGTGCCTGATGAGATTTCATCGGAAATGGATTTGTATAATAATGAAGAAGGTTTAAAAATTATCACTAGAAATAGTGAAGTTTCAAAAAACGGATTAATTTTTAGAATTGTAAATGCCATTCATCATGGAAAAATGAAAATTATCAAAAAAGATAAAGATGGTAATTTTTTAACTTGCGATGGAAAAATAATTCCAAAAGAAAGTTTAAAAAGGAAATGGAAAAATAGTAAATGTTTAATTTCTTCTAATCAAAAAATTCGTTAA